One region of Ahniella affigens genomic DNA includes:
- a CDS encoding NUDIX hydrolase, producing the protein MQYSRPVSRQPIPSNAQKVHSGKLFDVFVWEQQLFDGSVTSFEKIQRPDTSYIIPITNTGNLILAKQVQPSSAPSVGLIGGRVEPGEDPEVAARRELSEEAGLVAEGVVLWQSFQFLPKIDWAIYIFLTRGFRTLPSAKPDPGECISLLEVSFEEFIELVSKEEFGDLEVALKVLRLAHDPKSLAQMKFDFLGSTAGE; encoded by the coding sequence ATGCAATACAGTAGACCAGTTTCTAGGCAGCCTATACCCAGCAATGCGCAGAAAGTTCATTCTGGCAAACTGTTCGATGTCTTTGTCTGGGAGCAGCAACTTTTTGACGGATCTGTTACATCGTTCGAGAAAATTCAAAGACCTGATACCTCCTACATCATCCCCATAACGAATACTGGAAACTTGATATTGGCGAAGCAAGTGCAGCCGAGTTCCGCGCCTAGTGTGGGTCTAATAGGCGGACGAGTCGAGCCCGGCGAGGACCCGGAGGTTGCCGCCCGCAGGGAGCTCAGCGAAGAAGCCGGCTTGGTGGCTGAGGGCGTGGTGTTATGGCAGTCATTTCAGTTTCTGCCAAAGATAGATTGGGCAATCTACATCTTCTTGACGCGGGGCTTTAGAACATTGCCGTCAGCCAAGCCGGACCCAGGCGAGTGCATAAGCCTGCTTGAGGTTTCGTTCGAAGAATTCATCGAACTGGTTTCCAAAGAGGAATTTGGAGACTTGGAAGTTGCGCTGAAAGTTCTACGGCTCGCGCACGACCCTAAGAGCCTAGCGCAGATGAAGTTCGATTTCTTGGGATCTACTGCAGGCGAGTGA
- a CDS encoding HIT family protein produces the protein MTNETITKFGYPRSMLREYQYWVVLLRPAQFTAGNVILACKSESTALGSLGASAFSEMSIAVNEIEATLRKVVNYEKVNYLALMMVDPHIHFHVIPRYCGTRVLAGTEFSDASWPRPPDLSLAVSLAPQKFDEIAEILKRDWVVTK, from the coding sequence ATGACAAATGAGACCATCACGAAATTTGGATACCCGAGATCAATGCTTCGTGAGTACCAGTATTGGGTTGTCCTTCTTCGACCCGCCCAATTCACGGCGGGGAACGTAATCCTTGCATGTAAGTCTGAGTCCACTGCGCTCGGCTCCCTTGGTGCAAGTGCCTTCTCTGAGATGTCTATAGCGGTGAACGAAATTGAGGCCACGCTGCGAAAGGTGGTGAACTACGAAAAGGTGAATTACCTTGCTCTGATGATGGTTGACCCGCACATTCACTTTCACGTGATCCCACGCTATTGTGGAACGAGGGTACTAGCGGGAACAGAGTTCTCGGACGCGTCATGGCCAAGACCACCCGATCTTTCGTTGGCAGTGAGCTTGGCGCCGCAAAAATTCGATGAAATCGCTGAAATTCTTAAACGAGACTGGGTCGTCACCAAGTGA
- a CDS encoding aminotransferase class III-fold pyridoxal phosphate-dependent enzyme, with product MSTEPARTEAIRLELLKVRERYAEHNPRSQLAHKEAIAYFPGGSTRSVLRNLPFPLTLAGGQGSKVWDIDGHEYFDCLGDYSAALLGHSNSQVAEIVSSTLAGGVSLGGRNTIETSLAKSLRSRFDSMELMRFTSSGTEANIIAIAATRAFANRSKVLVFSGAFHGALLNFSGESEALNVPFSFIRSIYNDVPQLERTITKHSRDLAAVIIEPMLNSAGCIVARTDFLEEVRRLTAQFEIPLIFDEVVTSRLYFGGLQRKMGIRPEITTLGKYLGGGLNFGAVGGRAEIMSRFDMDGPDALVHSGTFNNNVLTMAAAREVLNIYGEKEAVALNNHGDCLRETLNGIALKTDSSLSFTGVGSMMQAHMRKGTIERPYSMQLNELLLREIFYLFMLEMGVWIGRRGLITLSLPIITDRTGVLVDAVEAFISTYRSFLRG from the coding sequence ATGAGCACTGAGCCGGCGAGAACCGAGGCGATTCGCCTTGAACTCTTAAAAGTACGCGAGCGTTACGCCGAACACAATCCCAGAAGTCAATTGGCTCACAAGGAAGCAATAGCGTACTTCCCAGGAGGAAGCACGCGATCGGTTCTTCGCAACTTGCCTTTTCCGCTAACTCTTGCGGGCGGTCAAGGATCCAAGGTATGGGACATAGACGGCCATGAGTATTTTGACTGTCTGGGAGACTATTCCGCTGCGCTCCTCGGACATTCCAATTCACAGGTTGCGGAGATAGTCTCAAGCACATTAGCTGGCGGGGTATCGCTCGGCGGACGGAACACAATTGAAACGAGCCTAGCAAAGTCGCTCCGTTCACGATTCGACTCAATGGAACTTATGCGCTTCACCAGTAGCGGCACCGAAGCCAACATAATCGCAATCGCCGCAACTCGGGCATTCGCCAATCGCAGCAAAGTTCTCGTCTTCTCAGGTGCATTCCATGGTGCTCTGCTAAACTTTTCCGGTGAGTCTGAGGCCTTAAATGTGCCATTTTCATTCATACGATCAATCTACAATGATGTTCCTCAGCTTGAGAGGACGATAACAAAGCACTCGCGCGACCTAGCAGCTGTAATTATCGAGCCGATGTTAAACAGTGCGGGCTGCATCGTAGCGCGTACTGACTTTCTCGAGGAAGTTCGGCGCTTAACAGCACAATTCGAAATACCGCTCATATTCGATGAAGTCGTGACGTCCCGACTCTACTTTGGAGGCTTGCAGCGAAAGATGGGAATTCGGCCTGAAATCACTACACTTGGAAAGTACCTCGGCGGCGGGTTGAACTTCGGTGCAGTTGGCGGAAGGGCCGAGATCATGTCACGTTTCGACATGGATGGACCTGATGCGCTAGTTCATTCCGGTACATTTAACAACAATGTACTCACAATGGCGGCCGCGCGTGAGGTGCTGAATATCTATGGAGAGAAAGAGGCTGTTGCCTTAAACAATCATGGCGACTGTCTCAGAGAGACCCTGAATGGCATAGCTCTCAAGACCGATTCGAGTCTTAGTTTCACTGGCGTAGGATCTATGATGCAAGCTCACATGCGTAAGGGGACGATTGAACGCCCGTACAGTATGCAGCTTAATGAGCTTCTTCTGCGAGAAATATTCTACCTCTTCATGTTAGAAATGGGAGTATGGATCGGACGCCGCGGGTTGATAACGCTTTCCCTCCCAATCATAACTGACAGAACGGGAGTACTCGTTGATGCCGTAGAGGCGTTCATCAGTACGTATAGATCATTCCTACGTGGATAA
- a CDS encoding TIR domain-containing protein: MKLLSQSFIALALDPIHIGDGLYRRDYDETRVSRKRGIARDVDGLPIIPVSSLKGCVRSLISADYGVAGCDGKGWNCPQPHRCASCAIFGYANYHSTGSSSSLVRFSSATLVAVPIRTPTGVVLVSSGTRLAGAGIAPKDCLRHGGWECTDSVKPSELEFVCGLVSRFEEPPSCFRGSIEGVLWDFHPDLRDATNKLISLDEASFQSLAKQASGRSSSVAIGGGSEIPKPGALFETEYILRSSILAFEVSYFDPEFRGIPEFGSTKSAEYPSLSADLGSMAAIVGHGLRKLEDHGIGGRKGRGYGRLRVLSTAPEAGIASPCINSAKVNGVSRVADKVMISYESKDRVVARRLAADMQNRRFDVWLDEHEIHIGDNVLGEVNRALDQCDFMVVLLSETSLKSRWVEHEINVIQTREIRSASRILLPVLVRSQQPLALPAALSSRRSADLSRYNEALESIIRAIHFHRGRRSDVRSLADTHEFRNF; this comes from the coding sequence ATGAAGCTTTTATCACAATCCTTCATCGCTTTGGCTCTTGATCCCATCCACATTGGGGACGGCCTTTACCGACGGGACTACGACGAAACTAGGGTCAGCAGAAAACGAGGAATTGCGAGAGATGTCGATGGCCTCCCGATCATCCCAGTTTCGTCGCTAAAGGGTTGCGTCCGCTCGCTGATTTCTGCCGACTACGGCGTCGCTGGATGCGATGGGAAGGGATGGAACTGCCCGCAGCCCCATAGATGCGCCTCGTGCGCTATTTTCGGATATGCGAACTATCACTCGACAGGAAGCTCTTCTAGTTTGGTTCGATTCAGTTCTGCGACTCTGGTAGCTGTGCCGATCCGAACGCCCACGGGCGTAGTGTTGGTTTCGAGTGGGACGCGGCTTGCCGGCGCCGGAATTGCGCCCAAAGATTGCCTGCGTCATGGTGGCTGGGAATGCACCGATTCTGTCAAACCTTCAGAGCTAGAGTTTGTTTGCGGACTAGTTTCCAGATTCGAGGAACCTCCATCGTGTTTTCGTGGAAGTATCGAAGGCGTTTTGTGGGATTTTCACCCGGATCTTCGCGACGCAACAAACAAGCTGATATCTCTGGATGAAGCGTCATTTCAAAGTCTTGCTAAACAAGCAAGTGGCCGTTCGTCATCTGTTGCCATAGGCGGAGGGTCTGAGATTCCGAAGCCTGGAGCACTTTTTGAGACTGAATATATACTTCGATCGTCGATATTGGCGTTCGAGGTAAGCTACTTTGATCCTGAATTTCGAGGTATTCCAGAGTTCGGTAGTACCAAGTCAGCTGAGTATCCCAGTCTCAGTGCAGACTTGGGCTCTATGGCAGCCATTGTCGGGCATGGTTTGAGAAAACTTGAAGATCATGGGATTGGCGGGAGAAAAGGGCGCGGTTATGGGCGTCTTAGAGTTCTTTCGACAGCACCAGAGGCAGGGATCGCTAGTCCGTGTATCAATTCAGCGAAAGTAAATGGCGTTTCAAGAGTCGCTGACAAAGTAATGATCTCGTATGAATCAAAAGACAGGGTAGTTGCGCGTAGACTTGCCGCGGACATGCAAAATCGTCGTTTCGATGTTTGGCTTGACGAACATGAAATTCACATTGGCGATAATGTCCTAGGAGAAGTTAACAGAGCGCTGGACCAGTGTGACTTCATGGTTGTTTTGCTCTCAGAAACGAGCCTCAAGTCAAGATGGGTTGAGCACGAGATAAACGTGATACAAACGCGTGAGATTCGGTCCGCTTCGAGAATTCTGTTGCCTGTATTGGTTCGGAGTCAACAACCACTTGCGCTTCCAGCAGCCCTATCCTCTAGGCGCAGCGCGGATTTGTCTCGCTACAATGAAGCCCTTGAAAGCATCATCCGAGCAATTCACTTTCATCGCGGTCGGAGGTCAGATGTACGAAGTCTAGCGGACACCCATGAATTCAGAAATTTCTGA
- a CDS encoding transposase, whose product MPQARERTVPSNCSGYYHCVSRCVRRAWLCGYDKVNDKNYDYRRQWVEDRLMVLAEAYSVSIYAYAVMSNHLHVVVKIDAVAAQDWSDEEVARRWCKVFPGSDDPEAQQARISNIAAAPERVATYRDRLRSLSWFMRSLAEPIARQANREDDCTGRFWEGRFKAQALVDERALLAAMVYTDLNPIRAKMTAKITESKHTGVHQRIVKIRAKELLRFEPVRPVAGMPQEALSLSNKAYLQLVDDTGRQWHRGKSGRIAASTRSILAELKIDPKQWHDQVRGFGKSRVTAMGALDRLVQFARDTQRRWLVGYELARQAYWRAIAV is encoded by the coding sequence ATGCCGCAAGCGCGCGAACGAACCGTTCCGAGCAACTGCTCGGGCTACTACCACTGCGTCAGTCGCTGTGTCCGGCGGGCTTGGCTCTGTGGCTATGACAAGGTCAACGACAAGAATTACGACTACCGCCGCCAGTGGGTTGAGGACCGGCTGATGGTGCTGGCCGAGGCTTATTCAGTCTCGATCTACGCCTATGCCGTCATGAGCAATCATCTGCATGTGGTGGTGAAGATCGATGCAGTGGCCGCGCAGGATTGGTCGGATGAAGAGGTGGCTCGGCGCTGGTGCAAAGTGTTTCCGGGTTCCGACGATCCGGAGGCGCAACAGGCGCGTATCTCCAATATTGCTGCAGCACCAGAGCGGGTGGCGACGTATCGGGATCGGCTGCGCAGTTTAAGCTGGTTTATGCGCAGCCTCGCCGAGCCGATTGCCCGTCAGGCCAACCGGGAAGACGACTGCACCGGGCGGTTCTGGGAAGGCCGATTCAAAGCCCAGGCGTTGGTTGACGAACGCGCGTTGTTGGCGGCCATGGTCTACACCGACTTGAACCCGATTCGAGCGAAGATGACTGCAAAAATCACCGAATCGAAGCACACCGGCGTTCACCAACGCATCGTCAAGATTCGGGCAAAAGAGCTGCTGCGATTCGAACCTGTTCGGCCGGTCGCCGGCATGCCGCAGGAGGCGCTGAGTCTCAGCAACAAAGCCTATCTGCAACTCGTGGACGACACCGGCCGACAGTGGCACCGAGGCAAGTCTGGCCGAATTGCCGCCAGCACGCGATCCATCCTGGCTGAACTCAAGATCGACCCGAAGCAATGGCATGACCAAGTCCGTGGCTTCGGGAAGAGCCGCGTCACCGCGATGGGCGCGTTGGACCGACTGGTCCAGTTCGCGCGCGACACACAGCGACGCTGGCTGGTGGGGTATGAACTGGCGCGTCAGGCCTATTGGCGAGCTATTGCGGTCTGA
- a CDS encoding glycerate kinase, with amino-acid sequence MIVIAPGTFKGTLRSLTAANIIGRALRTHLPRSSVSKVVIADGGEGTLEMLRSYFNVRLDAVWVSGPTRARVRARRAWFSRSAAFLESSQAIGLSLAPPGNLNPMSATSRGLGELIFHTIKDGARTVQISMGDSAVMDVGVGMLAALGVVFYSRSGPIENPSLRDLARVVDFNVAKYATLLGGVSVECLVDTDDFLCGAFGQASMYGAQKGLRPEDRNFVEDSILHFCELIKAQIGIDIRGLKRASGSGGVAGALHAFSSAALHNTLEYFSSRHNVGWDAMLSSADVVITGEGRLDEQTRFGKVPHFVARRVKGRCVVIAGSTTSAGIKDLESVCSRVSVVELGPAGLRDARFAISSAVPRILRLLGEAS; translated from the coding sequence ATGATCGTGATAGCGCCCGGCACCTTCAAAGGGACGCTTCGATCCCTGACCGCTGCGAACATCATTGGGCGTGCATTGCGGACTCACTTACCTCGTTCGTCGGTCTCTAAGGTTGTAATCGCGGATGGCGGTGAAGGAACGTTGGAAATGCTGCGCTCGTATTTCAATGTAAGATTGGATGCAGTTTGGGTTAGCGGCCCTACGAGAGCGCGAGTTCGGGCCCGGCGAGCTTGGTTTAGCCGCTCAGCAGCATTCTTGGAATCTTCGCAAGCAATTGGCCTTTCTCTTGCACCGCCAGGCAACCTCAATCCAATGTCTGCAACCAGTAGAGGGCTGGGCGAGCTCATTTTCCATACGATCAAGGATGGCGCGAGAACGGTCCAAATTAGCATGGGGGACTCGGCCGTGATGGACGTTGGGGTAGGAATGCTGGCGGCCTTGGGGGTCGTCTTCTACTCAAGGTCCGGTCCGATCGAGAACCCGAGCTTACGTGATCTAGCGAGAGTCGTTGATTTCAACGTTGCGAAGTACGCAACTCTGCTAGGAGGTGTTAGTGTTGAGTGCCTCGTCGATACAGATGACTTTTTGTGCGGGGCTTTTGGTCAGGCTTCAATGTATGGAGCACAGAAGGGACTCCGGCCTGAGGACCGAAATTTCGTGGAGGATTCGATACTTCATTTTTGCGAGCTAATTAAGGCACAAATTGGAATCGACATAAGGGGCCTCAAGAGAGCTTCTGGGAGCGGGGGAGTCGCCGGAGCGCTCCATGCTTTTTCGAGTGCGGCACTCCACAATACTCTTGAGTACTTTTCAAGTCGGCACAATGTCGGATGGGATGCGATGTTGTCATCTGCGGACGTTGTCATTACTGGCGAAGGAAGACTTGACGAGCAAACGAGATTTGGGAAGGTGCCGCATTTTGTCGCGCGCAGGGTTAAGGGAAGATGTGTCGTGATTGCTGGAAGTACAACTAGCGCAGGAATCAAAGATCTAGAATCGGTCTGCTCCAGGGTTTCGGTTGTTGAGTTGGGACCTGCTGGATTGCGGGATGCACGCTTCGCGATTTCGTCAGCGGTTCCTCGAATACTTCGGCTACTCGGAGAAGCCTCATGA